A section of the Triticum dicoccoides isolate Atlit2015 ecotype Zavitan chromosome 7A, WEW_v2.0, whole genome shotgun sequence genome encodes:
- the LOC119328816 gene encoding galactoside 2-alpha-L-fucosyltransferase-like: MGRVGVVLIVCLFTMPLMVLLFGRWPGALAVWQNAAQLTAMGGGLLNVSRQSAAGADELFGSLLSPGFDRCACLSRYQSPHYYKRSPYAPSPHLLQKLRDYEALHSRCGPGTPPYAKSVDHLRSGNSSSKEDKECNYLVWIPYNGLGNRMLSLISTFLYALLTDRVLLVHSTDDFTDLFCEPFPGVNATWVLPPEFPVADISRLGVRSNQSYGNLLAGKKIDNDPTKATAQSVPPYVYLHLAHDLRRSDRLFYCNDDQLVLAKVNWLLLQSDYYFVPALYDMAEFEGELRRLFPAKESVSHLLGRYLLHPSNFVWGMITGYYHTYMAQAEERIGVQIRIFSWASIPVDDMYNQIMACSRQEHILPEVVNGDAAASASSDGGSKSKAILIASLQADYYDRIKSTYYEHAAKGGGMVGVFQPSHEEQQIMGQRSHNQKALAEIFLLSFSDVLLTTGISTFGYMSSSLAGLRPTMLMIPKDGKVPEPPCVRAVSMEPCFHMTPDVECQGKAVNKEELSHHVKKCEDVGKGIKRNKGIKLFD, from the exons ATGGGCAGGGTGGGCGTGGTGCTCATCGTGTGCCTGTTTACGATGCCGTTAATGGTGCTCCTCTTCGGCCGGTGGCCGGGTGCGCTGGCCGTGTGGCAGAACGCCGCCCAGCTGACCGCGATGGGTGGAG GATTACTGAACGTCTCTCGTCAGAGCGCCGCCGGCGCAGACGAGCTCTTTGGCAGCCTTCTCTCGCCGGGCTTTGACCGATGCGCGTGCCTGAGCCGCTACCAGTCCCCGCATTACTACAAGCGCTCACCGTACGCGCCTTCGCCGCACCtcctccagaagctgcgcgactacGAGGCGCTGCACAGCAGGTGCGGCCCCGGCACGCCGCCGTACGCCAAGTCCGTCGATCACCTCCGGTCCGGCAACAGCAGCAGCAAGGAGGACAAGGAGTGCAACTACCTCGTGTGGATCCCCTACAATGGCCTCGGCAATCGGATGCTGTCGCTGATCAGCACGTTCCTCTACGCACTCCTCACCGACCGCGTCCTCCTCGTACACTCCACGGACGACTTCACCGACCTATTCTGCGAGCCGTTCCCCGGTGTGAATGCGACCTGGGTGCTCCCGCCGGAGTTCCCCGTCGCCGACATATCCCGGCTCGGGGTGCGCTCCAACCAGTCGTACGGGAACCTCCTCGCCGGCAAGAAAATCGACAACGACCCGACCAAGGCGACGGCGCAATCGGTACCGCCGTACGTGTACCTGCACCTGGCGCACGACCTCCGGCGCTCGGACCGGCTCTTCTACTGCAACGACGACCAGCTCGTACTGGCCAAGGTGAACTGGCTGCTGCTGCAGAGTGACTACTATTTCGTGCCGGCGCTGTACGACATGGCCGAATTCGAAGGTGAGCTCCGGAGGCTGTTCCCGGCCAAGGAGAGCGTGTCGCATCTTCTCGGCCGTTACCTCCTCCACCCGTCCAACTTCGTTTGGGGCATGATCACCGG GTACTACCACACCTACATGGCCCAGGCGGAGGAGAGGATCGGCGTGCAGATCAGGATTTTCTCCTGGGCATCCATCCCCGTCGACGACATGTACAACCAAATCATGGCGTGCTCGCGACAGGAGCACATACTGCCGGAGGTCGTCAATGGCGACGCCGCGGCGAGCGCTAGTAGCGATGGCGGCTCCAAATCCAAGGCCATCTTGATCGCGTCGCTGCAAGCAGACTACTACGACAGGATCAAGTCGACGTACTACGAGCACGCGGCCAAGGGCGGGGGCATGGTGGGGGTGTTCCAGCCGAGCCACGAGGAGCAGCAGATAATGGGGCAACGGTCGCACAACCAGAAGGCGCTCGCCGAGATCTTCCTGCTCAGCTTCTCTGACGTGCTGCTCACCACAGGGATATCCACGTTCGGCTACATGAGCAGCAGCCTCGCCGGACTGCGGCCGACGATGCTAATGATCCCGAAAGACGGCAAAGTGCCTGAGCCGCCGTGCGTGCGCGCCGTGTCCATGGAGCCGTGCTTCCACATGAcgcccgatgttgagtgccaggggaAGGCAGTGAACAAGGAAGAGCTGTCTCACCACGTCAAGAAGTGTGAGGATGTGGGCAAAGGAATTAAACGGAATAAAGGTATCAAATTATTTGATTAA